A stretch of Leisingera sp. S132 DNA encodes these proteins:
- a CDS encoding enoyl-CoA hydratase family protein — protein sequence MKVNRDPRHFLCRIEDGIATVSLDRPERKNPLTFDSYAELRDWFRDLHYDDSIKAVVFASNGGNFCSGGDVHDIIGPLTKMSMKELLAFTRMTGDLVKAMVNCGKPVIAAIDGICVGAGAIIAMASDIRIATPEAKTAFLFTRVGLAGCDMGACAILPRIIGQGRAAELLYTGRSMSAEEGHAWGFHNKLVAADELEAEAQSWAARIAAGPNFGHMMTKTMLAQEWSMSIEQAIEAEAQAQAICMQTADFERAYHAFVNKEKPLFEGD from the coding sequence ATGAAGGTGAACCGGGACCCCAGGCATTTCCTGTGCCGCATTGAGGATGGCATCGCCACGGTTTCCTTGGACCGGCCGGAGCGGAAAAACCCGCTGACCTTCGACAGCTATGCGGAGCTGCGCGACTGGTTCCGCGACCTGCACTACGACGACAGCATCAAGGCGGTGGTCTTTGCCTCCAACGGCGGCAATTTCTGTTCCGGCGGCGATGTGCATGACATCATCGGGCCGCTGACGAAGATGAGTATGAAGGAGCTGCTGGCCTTCACCCGGATGACCGGCGATCTGGTCAAGGCGATGGTGAATTGCGGCAAGCCGGTGATTGCGGCGATTGACGGCATTTGCGTGGGTGCAGGCGCGATCATCGCCATGGCCTCCGACATCCGGATTGCCACACCGGAGGCGAAGACCGCGTTTCTTTTCACCCGGGTCGGGCTGGCGGGCTGCGACATGGGCGCCTGCGCGATCCTGCCGCGGATCATCGGCCAGGGCCGGGCCGCGGAACTTTTGTACACGGGCCGGTCGATGAGCGCAGAAGAGGGCCACGCCTGGGGGTTTCACAACAAGCTGGTTGCGGCGGACGAGCTGGAAGCGGAGGCGCAAAGCTGGGCCGCGCGGATCGCGGCGGGCCCGAACTTCGGCCACATGATGACCAAGACCATGCTGGCGCAGGAATGGTCGATGTCGATCGAGCAGGCGATCGAGGCCGAGGCGCAGGCGCAGGCGATCTGCATGCAGACGGCGGATTTCGAACGCGCCTACCATGCCTTTGTGAACAAGGAAAAACCGCTGTTCGAGGGCGATTGA
- a CDS encoding MarR family winged helix-turn-helix transcriptional regulator codes for MSTTSKDRLRLWLKVLKATKAVESEVRENLRREFATTLPRFDVMAALMQHEKGLKMSELSGVLKVSNGNVTGIVERLVEDGHVQREKVEGDRRANLVRLTEAGRIEFSRQAEAHEGWINAAFDGLTADEAQGIAESLDAVARRLDEGSKA; via the coding sequence TTGAGCACGACATCAAAAGACCGGCTGCGGCTGTGGCTGAAAGTGCTGAAGGCCACCAAGGCGGTGGAGAGCGAAGTGCGCGAGAACCTGCGGCGGGAGTTTGCGACCACGCTGCCGCGGTTTGACGTGATGGCGGCCCTGATGCAGCACGAAAAAGGCCTCAAGATGAGTGAGTTGTCGGGCGTTCTGAAAGTTTCCAACGGCAATGTGACCGGCATTGTCGAGCGGCTGGTCGAGGACGGCCATGTGCAGCGCGAGAAGGTCGAGGGCGACCGCCGCGCCAATCTGGTGCGGCTGACGGAAGCCGGGCGGATTGAGTTCTCCCGCCAGGCGGAGGCGCATGAGGGCTGGATCAACGCAGCCTTTGACGGGCTGACCGCAGATGAGGCGCAAGGGATAGCCGAGAGCCTGGACGCGGTGGCGCGGCGGCTGGATGAGGGGAGCAAGGCATGA
- a CDS encoding SDR family NAD(P)-dependent oxidoreductase, with amino-acid sequence MTRRVLVTGGGTGIGKAIAHAFAAQGCHVTIAGRRREPLEAAAEGQGLEIRVADVTDEAQVEALFDTPYDVVIANAGTGVAARIEDVELEEWQRTLTVNMTGTFLTFRAALRAGMEPGGRLIAIASTASLQGGAQIPAYAASKHGVLGLVRSVAQDVAKRGITCNAVCPGFVDTEMAETAITGLIARHEISREKALKMVVGGNPMQRLIAPEEVAATVVFLASDGAASVNGHAMSVSGGEI; translated from the coding sequence ATGACACGCAGGGTACTGGTCACTGGCGGCGGTACAGGGATTGGCAAGGCGATCGCCCATGCCTTTGCCGCCCAAGGCTGCCATGTCACCATTGCCGGGCGCCGCCGGGAGCCGCTGGAGGCGGCGGCAGAGGGGCAGGGGCTGGAGATCCGGGTGGCGGATGTGACGGATGAAGCGCAGGTGGAGGCGTTGTTTGACACGCCCTACGACGTGGTGATTGCCAATGCTGGGACTGGCGTTGCAGCGCGGATTGAGGATGTTGAGCTGGAGGAGTGGCAGCGCACCCTGACGGTCAACATGACCGGCACCTTCCTGACCTTCCGGGCGGCCTTGCGGGCGGGAATGGAACCAGGCGGGCGGCTGATTGCCATCGCCTCCACCGCGTCCTTGCAGGGCGGGGCGCAGATCCCGGCCTATGCGGCGTCGAAACACGGGGTGCTTGGGCTGGTGCGCTCAGTCGCGCAGGACGTCGCTAAACGCGGGATCACCTGCAATGCGGTCTGCCCCGGGTTTGTCGATACCGAGATGGCAGAAACCGCGATCACCGGGCTGATCGCGCGGCATGAAATTTCGCGGGAGAAGGCGCTGAAGATGGTGGTTGGCGGCAACCCGATGCAGCGGCTGATCGCGCCGGAGGAAGTGGCGGCGACGGTGGTTTTCCTTGCATCTGACGGCGCGGCTTCGGTCAATGGGCACGCAATGAGCGTGTCGGGAGGGGAAATTTGA